The Streptomyces avermitilis MA-4680 = NBRC 14893 genome contains a region encoding:
- a CDS encoding PhzF family phenazine biosynthesis protein: MRIRIVDAFTDRPFAGNPAGVLLLDAFPDDAWLQDVAREVNHAETAFAHRLPRGEGGEADWALRWFTPATEVAMCGHATLATAHVLHTSGTHEGPVRFATRSGVLIATPREDGSITLDFPTAPLTPVEIPEGVAEALGAEPLTACDTGPNVGDLLIELADEKTVRGLAPDLRALARYSERGIIATARAEDPAQGHDFVSRCFFPNVGIDEDPVTGSAHTALAPFWSQRLGRPDLTGLQASPRSGHVRTELRDDRTLLTGRAVTVIDGELLTP, translated from the coding sequence ATGCGGATTCGAATCGTCGACGCCTTCACCGACCGCCCCTTCGCCGGCAACCCGGCCGGGGTCCTCCTCCTCGACGCCTTCCCGGACGACGCCTGGCTCCAGGACGTGGCCCGCGAGGTCAATCACGCCGAGACGGCGTTCGCCCATCGCCTGCCCAGGGGCGAGGGCGGCGAGGCGGACTGGGCGCTGCGCTGGTTCACGCCCGCCACCGAGGTCGCGATGTGCGGTCACGCGACCCTGGCCACCGCGCACGTGCTGCACACCTCGGGTACCCACGAGGGCCCGGTACGGTTCGCCACCCGCAGCGGCGTCCTCATCGCGACGCCCCGCGAGGACGGCTCGATCACACTGGACTTCCCGACCGCCCCGCTCACCCCGGTCGAGATCCCCGAGGGCGTCGCCGAGGCCCTCGGCGCCGAGCCGCTCACGGCCTGCGACACCGGCCCGAACGTCGGCGACCTGCTGATCGAACTGGCCGACGAGAAGACGGTCCGGGGCCTCGCCCCCGACCTCAGGGCCCTCGCCCGCTACTCCGAGCGCGGCATCATCGCCACCGCCCGGGCCGAAGACCCCGCCCAGGGCCACGACTTCGTGTCCCGCTGCTTCTTCCCGAACGTCGGCATCGACGAGGACCCGGTCACCGGCAGCGCCCACACGGCCCTCGCGCCCTTCTGGTCGCAGCGCCTCGGCCGCCCCGACCTCACCGGCCTCCAGGCCTCGCCCCGCTCCGGCCACGTCCGTACGGAACTCCGCGACGACCGCACGCTGCTTACCGGCCGCGCGGTCACCGTCATCGACGGCGAGCTGCTCACGCCGTAG
- a CDS encoding Clp protease N-terminal domain-containing protein has translation MPSRTPRQPAAESGSRRAELDAGLTAELASAVAGARRRAVRDGDRQVDTAHLLHTLLETDPQVHAVFDGGPQVARLLGYLVQRSIGYGLRWRSRVEDSAAGPTVGEPEGWSPVAAGAMGAAHERAARRGEDRARGVDLLAAIAADPESRAVEVLGRAGVDVRVLLTRIEAWLEFEDLVGGGEVAP, from the coding sequence GTGCCATCCCGTACTCCCCGACAGCCGGCCGCCGAATCCGGCTCGCGCCGCGCCGAACTCGACGCCGGGCTCACCGCAGAGCTGGCCTCGGCGGTGGCCGGTGCGCGCAGACGGGCGGTGCGGGACGGGGACCGGCAGGTCGACACGGCCCATCTGCTGCACACGCTCCTCGAGACGGACCCCCAGGTGCATGCCGTCTTCGACGGCGGCCCGCAGGTCGCCCGGCTGCTCGGCTATCTCGTGCAGCGCAGCATCGGCTACGGGCTGCGCTGGCGGAGCCGCGTCGAGGACTCCGCCGCCGGGCCGACCGTGGGGGAGCCGGAGGGCTGGTCGCCGGTGGCGGCCGGCGCCATGGGGGCCGCCCATGAGCGGGCGGCGCGCCGCGGCGAGGACCGGGCGCGCGGTGTGGATCTGCTGGCCGCGATCGCCGCGGACCCCGAGTCCCGGGCCGTGGAGGTGCTCGGGCGGGCGGGAGTCGACGTCCGTGTGCTGCTGACGCGCATCGAGGCGTGGCTCGAGTTCGAGGACCTGGTCGGGGGTGGCGAGGTCGCGCCCTGA
- a CDS encoding aminotransferase class I/II-fold pyridoxal phosphate-dependent enzyme, which yields MLGEYRIEGRRAAEIAASVERAVGSGELEPGQLLPPMRELALDLGVNPNTVAAAYRTLRERGVIETSGRRGSRVRPKPATTGREDIRVEVPAGVRDVADGNPDPALLPGLAEAFAGAAGEADRAPVMYGEDAVEPELARLARAALDADGVPDGPLVVTSGSLDAIERVLAAHLKPGDAVAVEDPGWGSLLDLVPALGLRTVPVRVDGEGPLPDDVRSALEAGARALVVTDRAQNPTGGAVSAPRARALRAVLAQHPQTLLIEDDHGHAIVDLPLHPLSGTTRHWAFVRSVAKAYGPDLRLAVLAGDPVTVDRVHGRQRLGPGWVSRLVQRAVVRLWVSDAVDVPAVSAAYGRRRDALIGALAERGVEASGRSGLNVWVPVPDETGAVARLLHAGWAVAPGSRFRMSAPPGIRITVSTLTPDDVGPLADAVASAVRPAPARRYV from the coding sequence GTGCTAGGAGAGTATCGGATCGAAGGGCGTCGTGCGGCGGAGATTGCCGCCAGTGTCGAGCGCGCGGTGGGCTCGGGGGAGCTGGAGCCGGGTCAACTGCTCCCGCCGATGCGGGAGTTGGCGCTCGACCTCGGGGTGAATCCCAATACCGTCGCGGCCGCCTACCGGACCCTGCGCGAGCGCGGAGTCATCGAGACCTCCGGCCGCCGGGGCAGTCGTGTGCGCCCCAAGCCGGCCACGACGGGACGCGAGGACATCCGGGTCGAGGTGCCGGCCGGCGTACGGGACGTCGCCGACGGCAACCCGGACCCGGCACTGCTTCCGGGCCTCGCCGAGGCGTTCGCGGGGGCCGCCGGGGAGGCGGACCGGGCGCCGGTGATGTACGGAGAGGACGCCGTCGAACCGGAGCTGGCACGGCTGGCGCGCGCGGCCCTGGACGCCGACGGTGTGCCGGACGGGCCCCTCGTCGTCACCTCCGGGTCGCTCGACGCCATCGAGCGTGTCCTGGCGGCCCATCTGAAGCCGGGGGACGCGGTCGCCGTCGAGGACCCCGGCTGGGGCAGCCTGCTCGACCTCGTGCCGGCGCTCGGGCTGCGCACCGTCCCGGTTCGGGTCGACGGCGAAGGACCGCTCCCCGACGACGTGCGAAGCGCCCTGGAGGCCGGCGCGCGCGCCCTCGTCGTCACCGACCGGGCGCAGAACCCCACGGGCGGCGCGGTGAGCGCCCCACGCGCGCGTGCCCTGCGCGCGGTGCTCGCCCAGCACCCCCAGACGCTGCTCATCGAGGACGACCACGGCCACGCGATCGTCGACCTGCCCCTGCATCCCCTGAGCGGTACGACCCGGCACTGGGCCTTCGTCCGCTCCGTGGCCAAGGCCTACGGGCCCGACCTGCGGCTCGCCGTCCTCGCCGGGGACCCGGTCACGGTCGACCGCGTGCACGGGCGGCAGCGGCTCGGCCCCGGGTGGGTGAGCCGGCTGGTGCAGCGGGCCGTCGTGCGGCTGTGGGTGAGCGACGCGGTGGACGTACCGGCCGTGTCGGCGGCGTACGGGCGGCGCCGGGACGCGCTCATCGGCGCCCTTGCGGAGCGGGGCGTGGAGGCGTCCGGGCGCAGCGGGCTGAACGTGTGGGTGCCCGTCCCGGACGAGACCGGGGCGGTGGCGCGGCTGCTGCACGCCGGGTGGGCCGTCGCGCCCGGGTCCCGTTTCCGGATGAGCGCGCCGCCGGGCATCCGGATCACCGTCTCCACCCTCACCCCCGACGACGTCGGGCCGTTGGCGGACGCCGTCGCCTCCGCCGTCCGCCCCGCGCCCGCGCGCCGGTACGTGTGA
- a CDS encoding PadR family transcriptional regulator, with product MRSRGEDFGYEHGHGHHGGPGPRGRGGFEGRRGAFGPFGPGGPGGPGFGGPGFGPGPWGGRGRGGPRGRARRGDVRASILALLKDRPMHGYEMIQEIAERSGGAWKPSPGSVYPTLQLLEDEGLIANESEGGKKLFSLTESGRAAAAEGPEAPWEEASRGVDWEALSEIRQAGFGLMEAFGQVWKTGSKEQRDKALTVINEARKKLYLILADEG from the coding sequence ATGCGTTCCCGTGGAGAAGACTTCGGATACGAACACGGACATGGACACCACGGCGGCCCCGGCCCTCGGGGTCGGGGCGGCTTCGAGGGGCGGCGCGGGGCCTTCGGGCCCTTCGGGCCGGGGGGTCCCGGTGGGCCCGGCTTCGGCGGACCGGGCTTCGGGCCGGGCCCCTGGGGCGGGCGCGGCCGGGGCGGACCGCGGGGCAGGGCGCGGCGCGGCGACGTACGCGCGTCGATCCTGGCCCTGCTCAAGGACCGTCCCATGCACGGCTACGAGATGATCCAGGAGATCGCCGAGCGCAGCGGCGGGGCATGGAAGCCCAGCCCGGGTTCGGTCTACCCCACCCTTCAGCTGCTGGAGGACGAGGGGCTGATCGCCAACGAGTCCGAGGGCGGCAAGAAGCTGTTCTCGCTCACCGAGTCGGGTCGCGCGGCAGCCGCCGAGGGTCCCGAGGCGCCTTGGGAAGAGGCCTCGCGCGGGGTCGACTGGGAGGCGCTGAGCGAGATCCGGCAGGCCGGCTTCGGTCTCATGGAGGCGTTCGGCCAGGTCTGGAAGACCGGCAGCAAGGAGCAGCGCGACAAGGCGCTGACGGTCATCAACGAAGCCCGCAAGAAGCTGTATCTGATCCTCGCCGACGAGGGCTGA
- a CDS encoding DMT family transporter: MSNAVSGLPIGRGLLYLTVAGAAWGTAGAAASLVYRAGDMGPVALSFWRCAGGLVLLLGARLLRSRGRRAALRPLGRCEPTEPRESPARKALRIGATGLGLAVFQTAYFAAVEATGLAVATVVTLGAGPVIIALGARLTLGERLGRGGITAVAGALAGLAVLVLGSGGATVRPWGVLLAVVSAAGYSAMTLLTRWWGRDGRADASATTVGAFAVTTLCLLPAALAEGLLPYTAEPVHVLGLLVYIAAVPTALAYALYFAGAAVVRSATVSVIMLLEPVSAAVLAVGLLGERLTAATLVGTLLMLGSVAGLAAAETRAAAAGVPQGEPTLV; the protein is encoded by the coding sequence GTGTCGAATGCTGTTTCCGGCCTGCCCATCGGGCGAGGCCTGCTCTATCTGACCGTCGCCGGTGCCGCCTGGGGCACCGCGGGCGCGGCCGCGTCGCTCGTCTACCGCGCCGGCGACATGGGGCCGGTCGCCCTGTCGTTCTGGCGCTGCGCCGGCGGGCTCGTCCTGCTGCTCGGTGCCCGGCTGCTGCGCTCGCGGGGCCGGCGGGCCGCGCTCCGGCCGCTGGGCCGGTGCGAGCCGACCGAGCCGCGTGAGTCACCGGCGCGCAAGGCGCTGCGGATCGGCGCCACGGGCCTCGGGCTCGCCGTCTTCCAGACCGCGTACTTCGCCGCCGTCGAGGCGACCGGCCTGGCGGTGGCCACCGTCGTCACGCTGGGCGCCGGGCCCGTGATCATCGCGCTCGGGGCGCGGTTGACCCTGGGGGAGCGGCTCGGGCGGGGCGGGATCACCGCCGTCGCCGGAGCGCTCGCCGGGCTGGCCGTCCTGGTGCTCGGCAGTGGGGGCGCGACGGTGCGTCCCTGGGGCGTGCTGCTCGCGGTCGTCTCCGCGGCCGGGTACTCCGCGATGACCCTGCTCACCCGGTGGTGGGGGCGCGACGGCAGGGCCGACGCGTCCGCCACGACGGTGGGGGCGTTCGCGGTGACCACGCTCTGTCTGTTGCCGGCGGCCCTGGCCGAAGGGCTGCTGCCGTACACGGCTGAACCGGTCCACGTCCTGGGCCTGCTGGTGTACATCGCCGCCGTCCCCACGGCCCTCGCGTACGCCCTGTACTTCGCGGGTGCGGCCGTGGTCCGGTCGGCCACCGTGTCGGTGATCATGCTCCTCGAGCCGGTGAGCGCGGCGGTCCTGGCCGTGGGCCTGCTCGGTGAGCGCCTGACGGCGGCAACGCTGGTGGGCACGCTGCTGATGCTCGGTTCCGTCGCGGGGCTTGCGGCGGCGGAGACACGGGCCGCGGCGGCGGGCGTTCCGCAGGGGGAGCCGACGCTCGTCTGA
- a CDS encoding EamA family transporter: MPVRTSQASQGNRGKGVGLGLALASAVAFGGSGVAAKPLIEAGLDPLHVVWLRVSGAALVMLPLAVRHRALLRRRPALLIGFGLLAVAGVQACYFAAISRIPVGVALLVEYLAPALVLGWVRFVQRRPVTRAAALGVVLAVGGLACVVEVWSGLGFDALGLLLALAAACCQVGYFVLSDQGSETGEDAPDPLGVIAFGLLIGALVLTVVARPWTMDWSVLGGRADMNGDSVPAALLLGWIVLIATVVAYVTGVLSVRRLSPQVAGVVACLEAVIATVLAWVLLGEHLSAPQIIGGAVVLVGAFIAQSSAPAKPSDGPVTGGGGAERQLSARGTAA, from the coding sequence GTGCCGGTGCGTACGTCTCAGGCCAGTCAGGGCAATCGTGGAAAAGGCGTCGGCCTGGGGCTTGCCCTGGCGTCGGCGGTCGCCTTCGGTGGATCAGGTGTCGCGGCCAAGCCGCTGATCGAGGCAGGGCTCGACCCGCTTCACGTGGTGTGGCTGCGCGTCTCGGGCGCCGCCCTGGTGATGCTGCCGCTCGCCGTACGCCACCGCGCCCTGCTGCGCCGGCGGCCCGCGCTGCTCATCGGGTTCGGGCTGCTCGCCGTGGCCGGTGTCCAGGCCTGCTACTTCGCCGCGATCTCGCGGATCCCCGTCGGGGTCGCCCTGCTCGTCGAATATCTCGCCCCCGCGCTGGTCCTGGGCTGGGTCAGGTTCGTCCAGCGGCGGCCGGTGACACGTGCCGCGGCTCTCGGAGTCGTCCTCGCGGTCGGCGGCCTCGCCTGCGTCGTCGAGGTGTGGTCGGGGCTCGGCTTCGACGCCCTCGGGCTGCTGCTCGCGCTCGCCGCCGCCTGCTGCCAGGTCGGCTACTTCGTTCTGTCCGACCAGGGCAGCGAGACGGGGGAGGACGCCCCCGACCCGCTGGGCGTCATCGCGTTCGGCCTGCTCATAGGCGCCCTCGTGCTCACCGTCGTGGCGCGGCCCTGGACCATGGACTGGTCGGTGCTCGGGGGCCGCGCGGACATGAACGGGGACTCGGTCCCCGCCGCACTGCTCCTCGGCTGGATCGTGCTGATCGCAACCGTTGTCGCGTACGTGACCGGAGTGCTCTCCGTGCGCCGGCTCTCCCCGCAGGTCGCGGGCGTGGTGGCTTGTCTCGAAGCGGTCATCGCGACCGTGCTCGCCTGGGTGCTGCTCGGCGAGCACCTGTCGGCGCCGCAGATCATCGGCGGCGCGGTGGTGCTGGTGGGCGCGTTCATCGCGCAGTCGTCGGCGCCCGCGAAACCGTCGGACGGGCCCGTCACCGGTGGGGGCGGGGCCGAAAGGCAGTTGTCGGCCCGTGGCACCGCCGCATAG
- a CDS encoding pyridoxamine 5'-phosphate oxidase family protein: MPETSTQPGTTQPAAYTPTDRTVPTRSRERAAYDHELVHAILDEGYVCHLGFVRDGAPVVLPTLYGRVGRRLYVHGSTGSRPLRMTGQADPGLPVCLTVTHVDGLVLARSAFHHSLNYRSVVVHGIAHQVTDPDEKREALDALVDHVVPGRSYDSRPANAKELAATAVISLDLDEVSAKLRTGGPNDEPEDLTLPHWTGVLPLTRGYGAPVPAADLAPGIELPDYLAAL, translated from the coding sequence ATGCCGGAGACGAGCACCCAGCCAGGGACGACGCAGCCCGCTGCCTACACCCCGACCGACCGCACCGTCCCCACCCGTTCCCGTGAGCGTGCCGCGTACGACCACGAGCTGGTGCACGCGATCCTCGACGAGGGATACGTCTGCCACCTCGGCTTCGTCCGCGACGGCGCCCCGGTGGTACTGCCCACGCTGTACGGGCGGGTCGGCAGGCGCCTCTACGTCCACGGTTCGACCGGCTCACGCCCCTTGCGGATGACCGGTCAGGCCGATCCGGGACTCCCGGTGTGCCTGACCGTCACCCACGTCGACGGTCTGGTGCTGGCCCGGTCCGCCTTCCACCACTCGCTCAACTACCGTTCGGTGGTGGTGCACGGCATCGCCCACCAGGTGACCGACCCCGATGAGAAGCGGGAGGCCCTGGACGCCCTGGTCGACCACGTCGTACCCGGCCGCTCGTACGACTCCCGGCCGGCCAACGCCAAGGAACTGGCCGCGACCGCCGTGATCAGCCTCGACCTGGACGAGGTCTCCGCCAAGCTCCGCACCGGCGGCCCCAACGACGAGCCCGAGGACCTGACGCTCCCCCACTGGACCGGCGTCCTGCCGCTGACCCGGGGCTACGGCGCCCCGGTCCCGGCCGCCGACCTGGCACCCGGGATCGAACTGCCCGACTATCTCGCGGCTCTGTGA
- a CDS encoding CPBP family intramembrane glutamic endopeptidase: MADSFPKERLTRRILRDETLLVLGLSLGASGVSALISFVGSVTKPGGLKDQAATLNASAAPGRPWLDLAWQLFGIASALVPVALVAHFLLREGEGLRTLGFDRTRPWPDLGRGAAIAAVIGSTGIAFYLAARGLGFNLTVVPEALPDVWWKYPVLILSAVQNAVLEEVIVVGYLLRRLGQLGWTPGTALVASSVLRGSYHLYQGIGGFIGNMVMGVAFVYLYRRWGRVGPLVVAHSLLDIGAFVGYALLAGKVGWLPTA; the protein is encoded by the coding sequence ATGGCCGATTCTTTTCCGAAGGAGCGGCTGACACGACGGATTCTCCGGGACGAGACGCTGCTCGTCCTGGGGCTCTCACTCGGTGCGAGCGGGGTGTCCGCGCTGATCAGCTTTGTCGGCTCGGTCACCAAACCCGGGGGTCTCAAGGACCAGGCGGCCACCCTCAATGCCTCGGCCGCGCCCGGTCGTCCCTGGCTCGATCTGGCGTGGCAGCTGTTCGGTATCGCGTCCGCGCTGGTGCCGGTCGCGCTCGTGGCGCATTTTCTGCTGCGTGAGGGGGAGGGGCTGAGGACGCTCGGCTTCGACCGCACGCGGCCGTGGCCGGACCTCGGGCGCGGCGCGGCGATCGCGGCGGTGATCGGCAGTACGGGGATCGCCTTCTACCTGGCGGCCCGAGGGCTGGGCTTCAACCTCACCGTGGTGCCCGAGGCGTTGCCCGACGTGTGGTGGAAGTACCCCGTACTGATCCTTTCGGCGGTGCAGAACGCCGTCCTGGAGGAGGTCATCGTCGTCGGCTATCTGCTGCGGCGCCTGGGCCAGTTGGGGTGGACGCCGGGCACGGCGCTGGTGGCCAGCTCCGTGCTGCGTGGCTCGTACCACCTCTATCAGGGCATCGGCGGGTTCATCGGCAACATGGTGATGGGCGTGGCCTTCGTCTACCTGTACCGGCGCTGGGGACGGGTGGGCCCCCTGGTGGTGGCCCACTCGCTGCTCGACATCGGGGCGTTCGTGGGGTACGCGCTGCTGGCGGGGAAGGTGGGCTGGCTGCCTACGGCGTGA
- a CDS encoding glutamate--cysteine ligase, whose product MGEKVVAGSFDLSDRQRYRGKLRQCLAGLARLLEEKRFDRPKNLMGLEIELNLAGADGLPKMMNEQVLERIASRDFQTELAMFNLEVNIAPHRLGGRVFDRLAEELRTSLAYAHRKANEVDAGIVMIGILPTLGRDDLISSNLSGGDRYTLLNEQIVAARGEDFVLDIDGIDRLVCTSKSIVPEAACTSVQLHLQVTPGRFADVWNAAQAVAAAQVAIGANSPFLFGHELWRESRPPLFQQSTDTRPPELQAQGVRPRTWFGERWISSAYDLFEENLRYFPALLPICDDEDPLRVLDDGGIPKLAELVLHNGTVYRWNRPVYGIADGVPHLRVENRVLPAGPTVSDVIANAAFYYGVVRALAEEPRPVWTRLPFESAAANFDAACRDGIDARLEWPRRGRYGGTTQVDAVHLVRDELLPLAEAGLDAWGVEPADRDFYLGIIEERCRRRVNGASWQAATFHRALEAGLDRDAALAATTRRYSELMHVGEPVHTWPVGLPEPVPLG is encoded by the coding sequence CGTTCGACCTGTCCGATCGCCAGCGCTACCGCGGCAAGCTCCGGCAGTGCCTGGCGGGGCTGGCGCGACTGTTGGAGGAGAAGCGGTTCGATCGCCCCAAGAACCTCATGGGTCTGGAGATCGAGCTGAATCTCGCAGGTGCGGACGGCCTGCCAAAAATGATGAATGAGCAAGTACTCGAAAGGATTGCGAGCCGCGATTTCCAAACAGAACTCGCCATGTTCAATCTGGAAGTCAACATTGCCCCACATCGATTGGGCGGCCGGGTATTCGACCGGCTCGCCGAGGAGCTGCGCACCTCACTCGCCTACGCGCACCGCAAGGCGAACGAGGTCGACGCCGGAATCGTGATGATCGGCATCCTGCCGACGCTCGGCCGCGACGACCTGATCTCCTCGAATCTCTCCGGCGGCGACCGCTACACCCTGCTCAACGAGCAGATCGTGGCCGCGCGCGGCGAGGACTTCGTGCTGGACATCGACGGCATCGACCGGCTCGTGTGCACCTCGAAGTCGATCGTGCCCGAAGCGGCCTGTACGTCCGTGCAGTTGCATCTCCAGGTCACGCCGGGCCGCTTCGCCGACGTGTGGAACGCGGCGCAGGCGGTGGCCGCCGCGCAGGTCGCCATCGGCGCCAACTCGCCGTTCCTGTTCGGTCATGAGCTGTGGCGTGAGTCGCGGCCCCCGCTGTTCCAGCAGTCCACCGACACCAGGCCGCCGGAGCTGCAGGCCCAGGGCGTGCGGCCGCGCACGTGGTTCGGCGAACGGTGGATCTCCTCCGCGTACGACCTGTTCGAGGAGAACCTGCGCTACTTCCCGGCGCTGCTGCCGATCTGCGACGACGAGGATCCGCTGCGGGTCCTCGACGACGGAGGCATACCGAAGCTCGCCGAACTCGTCCTGCACAACGGCACCGTGTACCGCTGGAACCGGCCCGTCTACGGCATCGCCGACGGCGTCCCGCATCTGCGCGTCGAGAACCGTGTGCTGCCGGCCGGGCCCACCGTCAGTGACGTGATCGCCAACGCGGCCTTCTACTACGGTGTCGTACGCGCGCTCGCCGAGGAACCGCGGCCCGTGTGGACGCGGCTGCCGTTCGAGTCGGCGGCCGCCAACTTCGACGCCGCGTGCCGGGACGGCATCGACGCCCGCCTGGAGTGGCCGCGGCGCGGGCGGTACGGCGGGACCACGCAGGTCGATGCCGTGCACCTCGTACGCGACGAACTGCTGCCGCTCGCCGAGGCGGGCCTCGACGCGTGGGGTGTCGAACCCGCGGACCGGGACTTCTACCTCGGCATCATCGAGGAGCGGTGCAGGCGCCGGGTCAACGGTGCGAGCTGGCAGGCCGCCACCTTCCACCGGGCGCTGGAGGCGGGGCTGGACCGGGACGCCGCGCTGGCCGCGACGACGCGGCGGTACAGCGAGCTGATGCACGTCGGGGAGCCGGTGCACACCTGGCCGGTGGGGCTGCCGGAGCCGGTGCCGCTGGGGTGA
- a CDS encoding VWA domain-containing protein, translated as MGRHSLPDGYGAGGVDPRTRARRRTVAIATALVLTVAAGTAAAVRGGLLSFGSSCQDHAVRLKIAASPDVAPALRAAADEARRKNITSDGHCLDIHVTARDAYQVTESLLSGRKSDIQAWVPDADLWVRRVTADARATQVTQAGNIASSPVGMAVVPTAAKSLGWPDKTYTWTELAGATLREDRPKLGTADPSRSATGLLALTRLTGATAKVKEGDTRTAAMAKALSQRTADSDSQVLETLPRDSSGTEQGDPKRNQALILSEQAAFTHNTSADSDLKLDLFYPKDGSPRLDYPFTLVDQPRLSTDESRAALRFMTLLEQPKGTRILQKHGFRIDDEDVSATVVTAAGGRSPQPYEEPAPEPASEKTLQESLGTWTITVQSARITTVVDISASMSEAVPGSSRSRMDVTKASLLQTLTTFTPDDEIGLWNFSAKLDGDKDYRVLVPTGRLGDRGGRDTQRDRLSAAFSALEPVRGGATGLYDTTLAAYKAATASYVKGKFNALVILTDGVNEDPGSISRSTLLTQLRKLADPRHPVPLIMIAVGPEAHRQEAERIAGATGGSGHQVDSPAQIHSVILKAIMEAGNQS; from the coding sequence ATGGGACGTCACAGCTTGCCCGACGGCTACGGGGCGGGCGGCGTCGACCCCCGTACGCGGGCGCGTCGCCGCACCGTGGCCATCGCGACGGCTCTCGTACTCACCGTCGCGGCCGGCACCGCGGCGGCGGTCCGCGGCGGACTGCTGTCCTTCGGCTCCTCCTGCCAGGACCACGCCGTACGCCTCAAGATCGCCGCCTCCCCGGACGTGGCCCCCGCCCTCCGTGCGGCGGCCGACGAGGCCCGTAGGAAGAACATCACCTCCGACGGCCACTGCCTGGACATACACGTGACCGCACGCGATGCCTACCAGGTCACCGAATCGCTGCTGTCGGGCCGGAAGTCCGACATCCAGGCGTGGGTACCGGACGCGGACCTGTGGGTGCGGCGCGTCACCGCCGATGCCAGGGCGACCCAGGTCACCCAGGCCGGCAACATCGCCTCGTCCCCCGTCGGGATGGCCGTGGTTCCGACGGCGGCGAAGTCCCTGGGGTGGCCGGACAAGACGTACACCTGGACCGAACTGGCCGGCGCGACCCTGCGGGAGGACCGGCCGAAACTCGGCACGGCCGACCCCTCGCGCAGCGCGACCGGGCTGCTCGCCCTCACCCGGCTGACCGGCGCCACCGCCAAGGTGAAGGAAGGCGACACCCGGACGGCGGCCATGGCGAAGGCGCTCTCCCAGCGCACAGCCGACAGCGACAGCCAGGTCCTGGAGACGCTGCCGCGCGACTCCTCGGGCACCGAGCAGGGCGACCCGAAGCGCAACCAGGCGCTGATCCTCTCCGAGCAGGCGGCGTTCACGCACAACACCTCGGCCGACAGCGACCTGAAGCTCGACCTCTTCTACCCCAAGGACGGATCACCGCGGCTCGACTACCCGTTCACACTCGTCGACCAGCCGCGACTGTCCACCGACGAGAGCCGCGCCGCCCTCCGGTTCATGACGCTGCTGGAGCAGCCGAAGGGCACCAGGATCCTTCAGAAGCACGGCTTCCGCATCGACGACGAGGACGTCTCCGCCACGGTCGTGACGGCGGCGGGCGGCCGCTCCCCGCAGCCGTACGAGGAGCCCGCACCCGAACCGGCCTCCGAGAAGACGCTCCAGGAGTCGCTCGGCACGTGGACGATCACGGTGCAGAGCGCCCGGATCACCACCGTCGTGGACATCTCGGCCTCGATGTCCGAGGCCGTGCCGGGCAGCAGCCGGTCGCGAATGGACGTCACCAAGGCGTCGCTGCTCCAGACCCTCACCACGTTCACGCCGGATGACGAGATCGGGCTGTGGAACTTCTCCGCGAAGCTCGACGGGGACAAGGACTACCGCGTGCTCGTACCGACCGGGCGGCTCGGAGACCGCGGGGGCCGCGACACGCAGCGGGACAGACTGTCGGCGGCGTTCAGCGCGCTGGAGCCGGTGCGGGGCGGTGCCACCGGTCTGTACGACACGACGCTCGCCGCGTACAAGGCGGCCACCGCCTCATATGTGAAGGGGAAGTTCAACGCACTGGTCATCCTGACCGACGGCGTCAACGAGGACCCGGGAAGCATCTCCCGCTCCACCCTGCTCACCCAACTGCGGAAACTGGCCGACCCGCGACACCCGGTGCCGCTGATCATGATCGCCGTGGGACCGGAGGCCCACCGGCAGGAGGCCGAGCGGATCGCCGGGGCGACCGGCGGCTCGGGCCACCAGGTCGACAGCCCCGCCCAGATCCACTCGGTGATCCTCAAAGCGATCATGGAGGCCGGCAACCAGAGCTAG
- a CDS encoding type II toxin-antitoxin system Rv0910 family toxin, whose translation MAEVSAEARIEAPAEKVWAQLTDWSAYGEWNATHTGFPKGGPETLEVGGTFAENMKLMGFPAEVDWTIDQLEPVRVLAISGKGPMAVNVATRYTLTPDGDATTLRIDGEFTGAAVSIMAGKLKDSATAALNESLRKLSALVA comes from the coding sequence ATGGCCGAAGTCAGCGCGGAAGCGCGCATCGAGGCGCCCGCCGAGAAGGTCTGGGCCCAGCTCACCGACTGGTCCGCGTACGGCGAGTGGAACGCGACCCACACCGGTTTCCCGAAGGGCGGCCCCGAGACCCTGGAGGTGGGCGGGACCTTCGCGGAGAACATGAAGCTCATGGGCTTCCCGGCCGAGGTCGACTGGACCATCGACCAACTGGAGCCCGTCCGCGTCCTCGCCATCAGCGGCAAGGGCCCGATGGCGGTGAACGTCGCCACGCGCTACACGCTCACCCCGGACGGGGACGCGACGACGTTGCGCATCGACGGCGAGTTCACCGGTGCCGCCGTGTCCATCATGGCGGGCAAGCTGAAGGACTCGGCGACGGCCGCCCTCAACGAGTCGCTGCGCAAGCTGAGCGCACTGGTGGCCTGA